The sequence below is a genomic window from Monodelphis domestica isolate mMonDom1 chromosome 2, mMonDom1.pri, whole genome shotgun sequence.
atgtgcttattaatacttttgatttctttaacagaaaattgcctattcgtgttccttgcccatttttcttttttttttcttttttttttctttttaatatattttatttgatcatttccaagcattattcgttaaagacatagatcattttcttttcctcccccccaccccccatagccgacgcgtaagtccactgggcattagatgttttcttgatttgaacccattgctttgttgatagtatttgcattagagtgttcatttagagtctatcctctgtcatgtcccctcaacctctgtattcaggcagttgctttttcttggtgtttccactcccatagtttatcctttgcttatgaatggtgtttttttctcctggatccctgcaagttgttcagggacattacaccgccacgaatggagaagtccattacgttcaattataccacagtgtattagtctctgtgtacaatgttctcctggttctgctcctctcgctctgcatcacttcctggaggttgttccagtctccatggaactcctccactttattattccttttagcacaatagtattccatcaccaacatataccacagtttgttcagccattccccaattgatgggcatcccctcgttttccagttttgggccaccacaaagagcgcagctatgaatattcttgtacaagtctttgtgtccattatctctttggggtacagacccagcagtgctatggctgggtcaaagggtagatattcttttgtcgccctttgggcatagttccaaattgccctccagaatggttggatcagttcacagctccaccagcaatgaattaatgtccctactttgccacatcccctccagcattcattactttcctttgctgttatgttagccaatctgctaggtgtgaggtgatacctcagagttgttttgatttgcatctctctgattataagagatttagaacacttcttcatgtgcttgttaatagttttgatttctttatctgagaactgcctatccatttcccttgcccatttttcaattggagaatggcttgactttttgtacaagtggcttagctctttataaatttgagtaattagacctctgtagaggtttttgtaatgaagattgtttcccaatttgttgcttcccttctaatgttggatgcaatagttttgtttgtacaaaaactttttaatttgatgtaatcaaaattattgattttacattttgtgatttttttctagctcttgcttggttttaaagtccttcctCTCCCAAATAtgtgacaagtatactattctgtgttcatctaatttgcttatagtttccttcgctacattcaggtcattcacccattctgagtttaacttggtatagggtgtgagatgtcgattcaaacctagtctctcccatactgtcttccaattttcccagaagtttttatcaaaaagtgggttttggcccccaaaactgggatcttagggtttatcatagactgtcctgctgaggtcatttacccccaagtctattccactgatcctcctttctatctcttagccagtaccaaattgttttgataaccactgctttataatatagtttgagatctgggactgcaagtcccccttcctttgcatttttttcattatttccctggatatccttgatcttttgttcttccaaatgaactttgttaaggttttttctaatttggtaaaaaagttttttggtagttcaatgggtatgtcactaaataagcaaattaatttgggtagaattgtcatttttatgttagcttttcccacccatgagcaatcaatgtgtttccaattgtttagatctagttttaattgtgtggagagtgttttgtagttgtattcatatagttcctgtgtttgtctccgcagatagattcctaagaaatttatatttcctagggtgattttaaatggaatttctctttctgattcttgctgctgaaatgggttggagatatatagaaatactgatgacttatgcgggtttattttgtattctgcaactttgctaaagttgattattttgactacctttttggttgattctccaggattctttaaggaaatcatcatatcatccacaaagagtgatatcttggtctcctcattgccaattttaaaaccttcaatttctttttcttctctaattgctactgctagtgtttctagtacaatgttaaataatagaggtgataatgggcgtccttgtttcactcctgatcttattgggaatgcatctattttatcaccattgcagatgatgtttgctgatggttttagatatatactgtttattattatttttaggaaaggcccttctattcctatactttctagtgttttcactaggaatgggtgttgtattttatcaaaggctttttctgcatctattgagataatcatgtgatttttgtcggtttgcttgttaatatggtaaattatgtggatggttgtcctaatattgaaccatccttgcattcctggtatgattcctacctggtcatactggataacccttgtgatgacttgttggagtctttttgctagtatcctatttaagatttttgcatctacattcattaaggagattggtctatagatttctttctctgttattgacctgcctggctttgggatcagtaccatgtttgtgtcataaaaagaatttggtagaactccttcttggcttattctgtcaaatagtttgtataatattgggattagttgttctttgactatttgatagaattcatttgtgaatccatctggacctgaggattttttcttagggagttcttcgattggcttgttcaatttctttttctgatatggggttgtttaggtaatttatttcttcctctgtaagtctaggcaatttatatttttgaaaatattcatccatatcacctagatagccatatttgttgccatataattaagcatagaggtttttttttcttgttttttgtttttttagtttttaaaacattattttatttggtcattttcatacattgttcattggaaacagatcattttcttttcttccccccaaccccccacaaCACCTTCCCTAGCTGAGGcgtgattcatctgggtatcatatgtgtccttgctctgaacccatctccttgttgttggtatttgcattagggcgctcatttagcatatctccttgatcatgtcccctcaacttctgtagtcaggcagttgcttttcctcggtgtttttactccctcagtttgtcctctgcttgaggatagttttttttttcctcgtagatcGCTACAGATTGTTCAcagacattgtaaagccattactggagaagtccattatgttctcttatacaacaatgtgtcagtctctgtgaacaatgttctcctggttctgctcctctcactctgcatcacttcctggaggtcattccagtcaccatggaattcctccactttattattccttttagcaaaatagtattccatcaccaacatataccacaatttgtttagccattccccaattgaagggcatcccttatttttctatttttggccaccacaaagagcgcagctatgaatattcccgtacaagtctttttccttattatctctttggggtacaaacccagcagtgctatggctggatcaaagggcagacagtcttttatcgtcctttgagcatagttccaaattgccctccagaatggttggatcaattcagaactctaccagcaatacattaatgtacCTACTTTGgcacatccccaccagcattcattattttcctttgctgtcatgttgaacaatctgctaggtgtgaggtgatacctcagagttgttttgatttgcatctctctgattataagagatctagaacactttttcatgtgcttattaatagttttgatttctttggctgagaactgcctgttcatttcccttgcccatttctcaattggagaatggcttgattttttctttttttttaatatttttttaatattttatattttatttgatcatttcccagcattattcattaaagacatagatcattttcttttcctcccccccccaacccctatagccgacgcgtaaatccactaggcattacatgttttcttgttttGAACCCATTggtatgttgataatatttgcattagagtgttcatttagagtctctcctctgtcatgtcccctcaaccgctgtattcaggcagttgcttttcatctgtgtttttactcccacagtttatcctctgcttgtggatagtgttttttagatccctacagattgttcagggtaacatagctaagaCTATCTaaaatcatatttgaatccagaacctctcatctctagacatggatctcaatccattgagtttaGCTGgccccaggaaaaaaaagaaaatttgaaaccaCCCTGGGTTCCTCAGTCCTTCCCATTAACCATTCCCCACTCATAGCATCCTCCCAATTCCACAGAGTAATAAGGGGAATGGTGGCAGACATAGTAAGGGGGCCAATTTAATATAATCCTTTCTTTCAACTCAGATTTCTTAGCACTGAATCCATACAAAGCACTATGCTGGGAACCACATAAGATACCAAGAGGAATATGGCATGGACAGCTACAGTTTGTGACACATGAGCTGGCCAGGTCTCAGCCCCAGGATCCATTAATCAGatgcctcttccttttccttgtaCAGAGAAGGGTCTTGGCCCAGCCTTTCTTGCTTATTTTCTTAATATGTGTCCTCTAGCACTCCCAAGGGCACGAGAAAGGATATGGATGACATTTTTATTAAGGAAaactacagagaaaaaaaaccacattCTTAATGCAGTAAAGTTAGCAGTGTAACAGGGAGTCTACATGGGAAGGGCAGAAGCAGACTTCCTTTGCCCTCAGGCTCTGTACCAAGAACAGAGAAAACATCCAGAACAGAAGGTGGAAGTCCCAGGGTCTTTGGAAAGAAGGAGGATGGCAAACTGCATCCAGGTCCAAGAGAAAACTGGCTCCAAGGCAATCACTGAGCTTCAGCCCTGTCCTGGGTTATGGGGACCCTGGGCAGGAGAGCAGAGAAAGGAGGTTCTCACTTTGAAGGACAGAAATCCAATGTTCACCTCAGCAGAcctggaggaggaaagagagttgTTACAGACTGTAGACCCTTGAAACAGCATCTTTTTCtccagggaagagagaaaaactgATGGTACCTTGGAAGTAGTGGCCTCATTCACCTACTTTTGCCTTCAAATAAACACTGGAGATTTACCCacgtttcttttttaaaacacagACTTTTGATCTTTTTCTACCACCTGGAATCCCGAGGTGATCTCTAAAAACTCTGATCCCAAAGAGAAGGGACACTACCTGCAGCAGGACTTCTGCTGAATCAAATATCTGGAGAATAGTACTGGAAACATTCTGTAGCAACAGGACAAAATATCCCCCATTCTACCATGACCCTCCCATTCCAAGGAACCCCACCATGTTCCAATTATGGATCAGAAGAGCCTAATGAGAGAGGATCAGAAACAGTCACACACATTCCTCTAGTCTGAGCACAGGGAGGAAAGGAACAGGGACATTACCTGCAGGCTGAGGCCCAGCACGTCCTGATGTAGGAGgggaagaatgggagagagaaagagaagaataccAGGTCATAGTCAGTGGGAGGATTTCTACCCTAGACTTAGGATTCCCATCCACCATCCCAATAGGAACCTAAACTTTAACCCAATTATTTCTGGGAAATTTTCATCTTCATCAAAAGAGAGGGGGAAGTTCAGAAGTTGTAAAAGCCTAAGTGTCTCCTTTCTTTGTCAGATCCAATATGTGGATCTCATGATACCACGGTTTGGAGTGACCCCAGTGTCTCTGGGCTTTCACCTAACCTCCTGATATAAATGTCCTCTCTGAGATAAGAAGAACTAAGGCCAATGCCAGAGCCCCTGGCTCAGTGGAGACACATCTTCCCCCATGGCCTGAGCTCAGTGGGAGCCACACCCCCTTCTCCCATGCTCCTCACCTTTCTGGCTCTTCAGATAGATGATCAGTCCAACACTGAGGAAGATCAGCCCCAGGACAAAGCCTCCAACTCCACTCACAAGTTTGCTCTGGGCAGATCCAGACTGGGCCCCTGCAGAGAGCATGCTTTGGGGTCACCACTTCTCAGCCACTCCCTCCCACCCTCAATCAGTGCATCCACCAGGGATGTAAAACCTCAGGGCCCAGCCTGGTTTGGGGGAACTAAGAAACAGAGGGAAGCAGGACAGAAGCCTGGATTCCATCTCCATCTGAGGAGGAAACGGAAGTAAAAAGGTCCAGCGGGTTCAGGGTTGAGGCAGGGAGAATGACTGCTTCTCTGAGGACATTTCCCACCTCTTCATCCCAGGGATGTCTAAAGGCTGAGTTCCCAGAGGTAAAAGTGATCTCTGCTAGGGGAAGGGACTCTCAGGAGAATTTGGGTTctcaggaaaggaaggaggaagacttGTCAAGTTCCCCATGTTAAGCAATAAGTGTTTCCAGAAAGCCCCCAGTTCAGGGAATGCTCCTTGGTGCAGGCAGGGAGCTCTgctggggaggtggggaggggaggagaatgcTCATGAACATTTACTGAAGGACTCCAGAGCTGGAGGCCCCCCAGTCCAGGAGTGCAGGGAGGGGGCAGGCTGGGGCCAGAGGAAGGAAGTTGGCTCTCACTCCATTCCATAGTGATGGGGCTCTGGAGGCTGGCATGCTCCACACTGCAGGTGTAGATGTCTCTGTTCTGGGGAATCGTCTCCAACATGACCAGGGTCTGATAGGTCCAGTCTCCATGCTGGATCAGCCCCGTGGAGATAACCCCAGCTGTCTGCTCCTGCCCGTTCTTCAACCATGTGACCTTGATCTTGCTTGGATAGAAGCCAGTCACAGAGCAGACAAGCAGGTGCTGCTGGGCCTCTTGCTTGGAGGGCGAGACGGTCACgtggggctgggctggggggaggggcaaagtGTGAGGAGACAGAGCAGCTTTTGTGTAGAAACTGCCCCTTCCTTCTGATGGGAATCCCCCCTGCCTGTCAGGCCAGTCCAGCTCAGGCTGGGACATGCTGTCAGTCATGCAGTGGGTCAGGGCCTCCcggctattattgtccccataaGAGACTTCGGGGCTGCACAGGGTCCTCCTAACCCAGACTTTGTCAGCAGCCCCTTGGGGGCGGGGTCCCGTCACGGTGGGGGAAGGGGGATAAGGCGAAGCCTCCTCTGGTCAGGTGAGGTCACAGGGTTAGGTCTTGGGAGGTCCGCTGTGGAAGTCAGAGGGGGGAGGGGTCACTTACCTCTTCTTTCCAAAGTGAAGGGCTTGTCTAACTCGTAGTTGTGTCTGCACACCGTGTCCACTGCGGCTCGTTTTTGCTCCAGGATGTCTTTCCGGCTGTTCCAATACTCGGCGTCTGGCCGCCCCAACTCTGTCACAGCCACGTGTTTCCCCAGCTTACTGTCATAGCGGACAATCTCCTGGTCATTGTAGAAGTGTCTATTCACGAGCCGCACTTGCTCGGAGCCGTTGGTGAAGTAACACAGAGACCTGTACCGGTACACGAAATCCTCTGTGGACAGATCAGAGCAGCATCAGATCTGGGCTGACTGACCAACTCGGGCCTCGTGACCAGGCGAGGATCTTCGGGGTCAGTGCCTGACCTGCTGGGCCAGGTTTCTGAACCCTTAGCATGAACCCCCACCAAGCCTGGGGGTGGGGCCAAACCGGCCTATTTTGGGACAGGGAGGCCACGCCTCTGCCCTGCCCTCTCTGCACGGAGGGCAGGGGCCATCTTGGGTGTGGAGGGTCTGAGAGAGCAGCAATGCCCctactgctcccctccccctgtccACAGCACCTGACCTGGCCCACTGTCCAGTCCCCCAGAGCTCCCTccaaacacttcctccctccactctctgggatAATGGGGGattcacaggcagcttgaagttgtagtttgggcacatgatctaGAAAATGTTCACCTATGCTGCCTGCTGTGAGGATCCCAGAAAACCCACAGCACATGCCCGCACTCCCACAGAACCCTCACATGCATCCATCCAAACGTTCGGAAACAATCATTATACACACAACcctcacacacccacacacagaaACAATTCTCACATGCagaaaaagggggaagaggaagagcagGTAGACACAGAATGTCACATCTGGAAGGACCTTCTAGAGACACAGACATGAGTACAAGGAGGACAAGGGAAGAGGCTTTGAATCTCCCTCTGGGGCTATTTCCCCTCCTGATCCTCCTCCTCCTGGTACCCTGTCCTGTACAgtggccccagccccagccccagccccagccccagccccaaccccagccccagccccagccccagccccagctccAGCCTCAGCCCCAGCCCcggctctgtctctctctcccaagATCTTCCTCCTGCCTGAACCCAGCCTCTATTCCCCCCAAACCCTGACCCTGGGAATCTGAGCCCCAATCTCCCAGGACAACTGCACAGACCAGCAGATGACCTTCACACTGGCACAGTTGTTCTGGTAGGGGACCCCAGATTTCCTTTTGTACACCCCAAACTTCACATGtggaaattcctttccttccctgaaTTCTTGTAATGGTGAGGAATAGATGACTTTGGGCATCAGAGACTCACGATAAGGCAAGACCCCCAAGAGGAAACTTCTCCTTGGATTCTCCTCTAGAGtttgagatggacacagataTACACCTTCAGGCTATGCTCTGATACCATCAGGGTGTAAACTAGGACATCTACTTGTTCCCTAAACTATTCTAGACACCCCTTGTATCTTCAGAACACAAACCTGAGTCAGATAACAAACATCCCCTGTCTAACCTCATTCCATTCCCTCATTCCTGGTCATGGAGCCCTTGTtgtcaaaatatataaaagaccCAGAACACATCTCCTGGGGAGGCAGCATCCTACCCATGCTGGCTCCTCAGCCACTTCAACAAgaattccaaatgaataaatttctctttttatttctaagaaaaGTTATGGAGCCTTGCAAAGGGTACCTGTCCCAAACCTCAgttctcctctcccccacccccaacagtTCTACCCTCAATTGTTTCTCTTCTTGAAAAAAGTCCAATTTATCAACCTTCCTTTAAGAACATCTAGTGCAGTCCCTCCCTTtcagagaggaggaaactgagaagccACCTAAGACTTCCCAAAGATAACAGGTTACTAAAGATCACAACTGGGACTGGAGAACAAGTtctctgactctagacccagtattCTTCTCCAATTCACATTGCTTAGAAAATACTAATCCATACACCACTTTGGGAGGAAACTAGGTAaaaggcttaaaaaagaaaacaagctaAGCCCAAGGAATCTTAGGATAAATAAACAGCTCTTAGAATCTAAGCTTGGTGAGGGAGAAATTCTAGTACTGAAGAAAAGGTGATTGCTACCCAATGGGACATTGTTTCATGGCACAAGAGAGTCCattaaattcatttcaaaatCATAAAGTCTCTACTGGGCATAAAACATTTTGAAGccctagaaatacaaaaataccCCCCATATAACCTCCTTGTTCCATTATTATAAACCAGAATATGGAGAGAATCACatagatacaaataaaagaaaagaaaggatgaaggtaaaggaaaagaatgggTAAAGTGGTAagagaa
It includes:
- the LOC100026088 gene encoding rano class II histocompatibility antigen, A beta chain-like isoform X2, which codes for MVAVWIFASFWKIGLLMTLMMFCLPVSWARDIPEDFVYRYRSLCYFTNGSEQVRLVNRHFYNDQEIVRYDSKLGKHVAVTELGRPDAEYWNSRKDILEQKRAAVDTVCRHNYELDKPFTLERRAQPHVTVSPSKQEAQQHLLVCSVTGFYPSKIKVTWLKNGQEQTAGVISTGLIQHGDWTYQTLVMLETIPQNRDIYTCSVEHASLQSPITMEWRAQSGSAQSKLVSGVGGFVLGLIFLSVGLIIYLKSQKGRAGPQPAGSP
- the LOC100026088 gene encoding rano class II histocompatibility antigen, A beta chain-like isoform X1, which encodes MVAVWIFASFWKIGLLMTLMMFCLPVSWARDIPEDFVYRYRSLCYFTNGSEQVRLVNRHFYNDQEIVRYDSKLGKHVAVTELGRPDAEYWNSRKDILEQKRAAVDTVCRHNYELDKPFTLERRAQPHVTVSPSKQEAQQHLLVCSVTGFYPSKIKVTWLKNGQEQTAGVISTGLIQHGDWTYQTLVMLETIPQNRDIYTCSVEHASLQSPITMEWRAQSGSAQSKLVSGVGGFVLGLIFLSVGLIIYLKSQKGRAGPQPAGLLR